A single region of the Asterias amurensis chromosome 19, ASM3211899v1 genome encodes:
- the LOC139951858 gene encoding asialoglycoprotein receptor 1-like, producing the protein MKISGVFLLVLAVFCCRRLAAICPPGWQEFGESCYAGLPGTSSWRDANDSCTEQQATLAVPNSKAENYYIWGFFEPRVDMWLGCSDLDMDGNWTCLFGGESSGFQNWGTNQPDGNIKEGKAVCACTTGSKTWDDRPCYKNYRAVCKRPVRHPGFCLETGRDGRLIVPSV; encoded by the coding sequence ATGAAAATCTCCGGTGTTTTCCTCCTTGTTCTGGCCGTATTCTGCTGCCGTCGTTTGGCTGCGATCTGCCCGCCTGGATGGCAAGAATTTGGCGAGTCTTGCTATGCAGGGCTTCCCGGTACGTCATCATGGAGGGATGCCAATGACTCTTGTACCGAGCAACAAGCAACCCTTGCTGTGCCGAACTCTAAAGCCGAAAACTATTACATCTGGGGATTCTTTGAGCCCAGAGTAGATATGTGGCTTGGCTGTAGCGATTTGGACATGGATGGAAACTGGACTTGTCTCTTCGGAGGGGAGTCAAGTGGCTTTCAGAATTGGGGAACAAACCAACCAGATGGTAATATTAAGGAAGGAAAAGCCGTTTGTGCATGTACAACCGGAAGCAAAACCTGGGATGATCGGCCGTGTTACAAGAATTACCGCGCAGTCTGCAAGCGCCCGGTGCGCCACCCAGGATTCTGCCTTGAGACGGGCCGTGATGGTCGCCTTATCGTACCCAGTGTCTGA